The segment CCTAAAAATGTAACTATCAATACGGTGCAGTTAGAGCCTGTAAATACCAATAACATAGCTGTCGACTCCGTTTATATTTCATCAAAAAATGGAAACAATATTCAGCTTAAAGTGGATGTTTCAGCAAGTGGTGATGTACCGGAAAGTGTTCCAGTTTCCCTTTTCAACGGAAAATCATTAGTGGCAAAAACGGCAGTCGATTTTTCATCAAACAATACCAATACAACGGTTTTTGATATTGAAAACACTTCAGACTTTAAAGGAAGATTAGAAATAACAGATCCTAACCTACCCTATGACAACAATCTGTTTTTCAGCATCAATACGAACAAAAAAATAAAGGTACTTTCAATCAACGAAACAGATTCTGGGTATTTACAGCGATTGTTCAACCAAGAGGAATTTGAGTACACACAGCAAACACAGAACAGCTTAAATTATAACGAAATACCCAACCAAGATTTTATTATTATCAATGAGCTCACTGCCATTCCAGCATCGTTGGTAACCGCTATACAATCGTTTAGCGCAAATGGTGGAAGTGTGTTGGTCATTCCTTCCGAACAAGTAGAAATAACCGATTATAATAATCTATTGGCTACCTTAGGTATGGGAAGTTTTTCTGGAAAAATTGTAGCTGAAAAACAAATTACAAATATTGTTTTTGACCATCCATTGTACCAAAATGTGTTTGAAAAGCAGGTAGTTAATTTTCAATACCCAACTGTAAATTCATACTATGGAATAACAACTAATGCTACTTCGGTTCTTACTTTTGAAGACAGCAAACCGTTTATATTTCAGAAAAACAACACCTACTTTTTAAGTGCGCCTATTAATCTGGAAAACTCAAACTTTCAAAACTCACCATTAATTGTTCCCACTTTTTACAATATGGCGCAGCAAAGCTTGGCGCTGCCTAATCTGTATTACACCATCGGGAAGCAGAATAGTTTCGATGTTCCCGTGCAGTTAATGAAAGATGAAATACTAAAAATTAAAGATAGCAGTAGCGTATTTATTCCTTTACAACAAACAAAAGCCAACAAAGTAGCCATAACAACTATTGAAGAACCCGCTGTTTCGGGTACTTTTGATATTATTAAAGACACAGATTTTATTACGAACATAAGCTATAATTACAACCGGAACGAAAGCAATTTACAGTACCTAAACACTGAAAACTGGCAAGGTATAAATAGCAGTACTTCTATTTCAGGACTTTTTGAGACTATATCAGAAGCAAACAATATCAACAGTTTTTGGAAATGGTTTGTTATTTTTGCAGTACTGTTCTTGTTACTGGAAATGCTGGTTTTAAAATTTTTCAAATAATGTTGATTTCTTGGAGCCTCATAACACCAAAGCTTGCTAACTAAAAGAAAACCGATGGATATACTTATAAAAGCTGCAACCATACTGGACCCTCAAAGCAAACACCATACTAAAAAGAGGGATATTCTTATTGAAAACGGTACGATTAAAAAAATTGCTACAACGCTTAAAAACCCTAAAAAAGTAAAAGAGATATCCTTGGAAAACCTATACGTTTCACAGGGATGGTTTGATAGCAGCGTATCGTTTGGCGAACCAGGTTTTGAAGAACGCGAAACCATACAAAACGGTTTGCAAACAGCCGCGGAAAGTGGTTTTACACACGTGGCCGTTAATGCCAACACCCAACCGGTTACTGATAGCAAATCGAACATAAAATTTTTAAAGTCACAAGCTCATAACAATGCGGTATCCCTCTACCCTATTGGCGCGCTTACGGTAAAAAGTGAAAGTAAAGATTTGGCAGAATTATACGATATGCAAAACGAAGGTGCCATTTCGTTTTACGATTATAAAAAACCCATTGCCAATGCCAACCTCTTAAAAATAGCCTTGCAATACACCCAGAATTTTGATGGCTTGGTACAATCCTTTCCGTTAGATTATTCGGTGGCAAAAAACGGGATGATGAATGAAGGTATAAACAGTACCAAGTTAGGTTTAAAAGGAATCCCAGCTTTTTCAGAAGAATTACAAATTACCCGTGATCTCTACATTCTTGAATATACTGGCGGAAAACTGCACATCCCTACTATTTCTACTAAAAAATCGGTTCAATTAATTAAAGAGGCTAAAAAACAGGGACTAGATGTTACGTGTAGCGTCTCAATTTCAAACCTACTATTAACAGATAATCTGTTAGAAGAATTTGATACGCAGTATAAACTATTGCCACCTTTACGTACCAAAGAAGACACAAAAGCTTTGCTAAAAGGCTTAAAAGATGGTGTTATTGATGGCGTGACAAGCGATCACGACCCTATTGACATAGAACATAAAAAAACAGAATACGAACACGCATACTTTGGAAGCATTGGGCTGGAATCTTGTTTTGGAGCCTTACGAAGTTTGGTAGATACCGAAACAGCAATCAAAGCTTTAAACCAGTTGAAAAATAGATTTGGAATAGTTTCTGAAGCTATTGTTGAAGGAAACAAAGCCAATATTACCTTCTTTGACCCAGATGTAAGCTGGAAGTTTTCAGAAGCCGATATCACTTCTACTTCTAAAAATTCAGCTTTTTTAAACCAAAAATTAAAAGGAAAAGCATACGGCATTTTTGCAAACAATAAACTAGTACTAAAAAATAATGGATAATCTATCTGCAAAAACCAAAGCGATCATTGCTTATCTTACCTTTATAGGGACGTTAATTGCTTTCTTCATTAATAAAGACAAGAAGCATGAATTTACTACCTGGCACATAAAAAACATGTTTGGATTGCTGTTACTATTAATTATTTCGCAAGTTACACAAGCCTATATTGATTTGTTTTTTGGTGAAATATTATGGTTCATTGCTTTCTTTTTATGGGCCTTCTCTTTCGTTATGGCTATTTTAAATAAAAAACAAGCAATCCCCTACTTCAGTGAGAAATTTCAAGAGTGGTTTACTTTTTTAGATTAGATATCCTATCTTTATAATGTATTAACAACTAATCACTTAAAATTATGGAACAAACCACAACTGACAACGGCAAAAACATTGCAATTATCGCCTACATTACGTTAATAGGGTGGATTATTGCCTTGGTCATGCACAATAATAATAAAACTGAATTAGGCGCTTATCACTTACGACAAATGCTAGGCATTATGGTTCTTGGGTTAGTGCTTTCACTACTTAATATGCTACTAGACATTTATATTCTTGCCCTTATTATCCAAATCGGTTTATTGGTACTTTGGGTTTTAGGACTGATAGCTGCTGTACAAGGTGAAAAGAAGCCTGTCCCTTTGTTAGGAGAACAATTTCAACAATGGTTTGCTGGAATTGGATAGAGAAACTTTCTACTATTTATAATAAAAAGACCGTTTCGATACTTTTTTGAGACGGTTTTTTTATATTCTACACTCTAATTTTTCTACGCTCCACATTCTATATTCTAACTACTATATTCTATTTTTGTATTCTATGGAAAAACAGCAATTACAACTTCAGCATAATTTTAAGCCCGCTTCAACTTCTTCGAAAAAAAATCCAGTTATTATCATGCTCCACGGTTTTGGAAGTGACGAAAATGATCTTTTTTCATTTGCCGGCGAACTCCCCGACACATACTCAGTAATTTCATTAAAAGCACCAATCCCTATGCAACCCTACGGAAATGCTTGGTACAATATTTATTTTGACAATACCGATGGGAAATTCAGTGATACTGACCAAGCAATCGCTTCTCGCGATCTTATTGCTAATTGTATTGATGAAATTATTGAAAAATACAACATTGATAAAGATCAAGTAACGCTGTTAGGCTTTAGTCAAGGGACTATTTTAAGCTTTGCCGTAGCCCTTAGTTATCCTGAAAAAATTAAAAATGTAATTGGCTTAAGCGGATATATCAATGAAGATGTTTTGAAAAAAGGATATGCAGATAATGACTTTAGCAAGTTGAACATCTATACCTCTCACGGTAGCGTAGATCAAGTGATTCCTGTTGATTGGGCACGAAAAACAAAACCTTTTTTTAAAAACCTAGGCATTGAAGCCGCCTATTCTGAATTTCCAGTTGGCCACGGCGTTGCCCCACAAAACTTTCAAGAACTTAAAGAGTGGCTCGCAAAAAAGTAATCAAGTAGAAACAATACTAAAATGACTAACAACTACCCACTACCCGCTTAAAAACCTATATTTGTCTAAATCACCTTACATTCAACTATGGACAAAGACTTCTGGTTACAGCTAAAAGAACAACTTTTAAACTTCTTAATTGAAATAGGCCCTGAAATCATTTATGCGGTGGTTGGCTTTATCATCGGTATCTTTTTAATCAAGGTTACAATGAACCTTTTAAAGCGCACTTTAAAAAGGTCGCGTGTGGAGCTATCGCTGAAAACCTTCGTGGAAAGTTTGAGTGTGTTTTTACTGTACGGACTCCTTATTTTTATAATCGGTTCTATTCTGGGGATTAAAACCACCTCGTTTATTGCTGTCTTTGGCGCAGCCGGTATTGCCATTGCCTTGGCACTTCAAGGAAGTTTAGCAAATTTTGCGGGCGGTGTGCTTATTTTGGTGTTTAAACCTTTTAAAGTAGGCGATTTAATTCATGTGAACAATAATCTGGGCTATGTACAAAAAATTGACATTTTATATACCCGCATCAAAACGTTTGACGGTAGGATGATCACCATGCCTAATGGCAATGTATCTAACAGCGATGTGGATAACCGCACCATGGAGCCCTACCGCCGGATCGACCTTAATTTAAAATTTTCGTTTGAAACCGATATTGATACCATACGCCAGATTACAATAAACGCCTTAAAAAAACACCCAAAACTAGTAAAAGACTTACCTGTAGATATAAGACTGGACGAAATAGGCGAATACGAAATGAAACTAAAAGCCCGTTGTTGGGTGGAATCTACCGAATATTGGCCGGTGTTTTGGGAACAACTGGAAGCCGTAAAAAAAGCCCTTGACCAAAACGGCATCGAAATCCCTATCCCCAAACGAGCCGTGTATCAAGGTGTTACATCCAGACTCGAAGAAAAGTAGTGTTTTTAAATTTTACGTATATTTGAGCATACTACTCCCCTCTTTTTTGCATTAAAATCTTTTTTTTAATAAAGATGTTTTCTATGTATGAAAAATGGAACCTTTCATATTAAATTAACAGAAGCTATTTATAACAGTCAAGCTTGTTACTTTCTTCACTTTTATTCTAAACTTGCAGAAGAGACTATTATTGATAAGCTTAAGTGTTTGCAATGGAGCGACGAACATAAACAATATTATCTCGTGCAAAAGGATATGTCATTACACGTTTTATTTTCTGAATTAAGAAAACTAGGTTGTTATGTGGATTATTCTAAAATAAAGAAAAAAACACGTCCTAAGCGCGAACAAATTAAGAACCCCGTACAACTACCTAAATTAACACCTCGGTTGAAATACAAATTAGACCAATTTGAACGGTGGATGCTTGAAAAACGCCTTTCAAAAAATACTATTTATACCTATAAAGGAGTCACTGCTTTATTTTTACGGTATATGCAATTAAAGAAAGCTAAAGAAATTAATGCATTATGGATTCAACGATTTAATCACGACTACGTTATTGTAGGCGATTATTCCGTATCGTATCAAAATCAATGTATTAATGGCATAAAAAAATATATTGATTTTTGCAGTATGGACGTTGATTTTGAACTACTTGAAAGACCTCAAAAACCAAAAAAATTACCTGTTGTCCTCACGAAAGAAGAAATTAAAACTCTGTTGGAAGTTACACATAATATAAAACACAAAACTTTATTAGCCATACTTTATAGTGGTGGTTTACGTATTGGTGAAGCACTCGCTATGCATATTACCGATGTAGACAGTAAACGGGGTTTGTTATTTATACGCAATGCCAAAGGTAAAAAAGACCGGTACACGCTCCTTTCCATCAAAATATTAGACCTATTACGTCACTATTATAAACAATACAAACCGAAAAAATATCTATTTGAAGGTCAACATGGGGATCGGTATAGTAACGCAAGTGCCCGTGCGGTTTTTTTACGGTCTATAAAACGGGCAGAAATTACCAAACAAGGCATTACCTTACATACGCTCCGGCAT is part of the Marixanthomonas ophiurae genome and harbors:
- a CDS encoding BatA domain-containing protein, giving the protein MQFQHPELLYALFLLLIPIFIHLFQLRRFKQVDFTNVAFLKKVTIQTRKSSQLKKWITLLLRLLALAFIIIAFAQPFTATKTALNTDKETVLYLDNSFSMQAKGTNGPLLNRSLQELYNLQIPSEKISWFTNNTTHKNVSLQDFTNEILSVSYSQGQLTLSEVLLKANQLFSDSEASDKRLILISDFQQNEAFPEVPKNVTINTVQLEPVNTNNIAVDSVYISSKNGNNIQLKVDVSASGDVPESVPVSLFNGKSLVAKTAVDFSSNNTNTTVFDIENTSDFKGRLEITDPNLPYDNNLFFSINTNKKIKVLSINETDSGYLQRLFNQEEFEYTQQTQNSLNYNEIPNQDFIIINELTAIPASLVTAIQSFSANGGSVLVIPSEQVEITDYNNLLATLGMGSFSGKIVAEKQITNIVFDHPLYQNVFEKQVVNFQYPTVNSYYGITTNATSVLTFEDSKPFIFQKNNTYFLSAPINLENSNFQNSPLIVPTFYNMAQQSLALPNLYYTIGKQNSFDVPVQLMKDEILKIKDSSSVFIPLQQTKANKVAITTIEEPAVSGTFDIIKDTDFITNISYNYNRNESNLQYLNTENWQGINSSTSISGLFETISEANNINSFWKWFVIFAVLFLLLEMLVLKFFK
- a CDS encoding alpha/beta hydrolase; translated protein: MEKQQLQLQHNFKPASTSSKKNPVIIMLHGFGSDENDLFSFAGELPDTYSVISLKAPIPMQPYGNAWYNIYFDNTDGKFSDTDQAIASRDLIANCIDEIIEKYNIDKDQVTLLGFSQGTILSFAVALSYPEKIKNVIGLSGYINEDVLKKGYADNDFSKLNIYTSHGSVDQVIPVDWARKTKPFFKNLGIEAAYSEFPVGHGVAPQNFQELKEWLAKK
- a CDS encoding mechanosensitive ion channel family protein, translating into MDKDFWLQLKEQLLNFLIEIGPEIIYAVVGFIIGIFLIKVTMNLLKRTLKRSRVELSLKTFVESLSVFLLYGLLIFIIGSILGIKTTSFIAVFGAAGIAIALALQGSLANFAGGVLILVFKPFKVGDLIHVNNNLGYVQKIDILYTRIKTFDGRMITMPNGNVSNSDVDNRTMEPYRRIDLNLKFSFETDIDTIRQITINALKKHPKLVKDLPVDIRLDEIGEYEMKLKARCWVESTEYWPVFWEQLEAVKKALDQNGIEIPIPKRAVYQGVTSRLEEK
- a CDS encoding dihydroorotase, translating into MDILIKAATILDPQSKHHTKKRDILIENGTIKKIATTLKNPKKVKEISLENLYVSQGWFDSSVSFGEPGFEERETIQNGLQTAAESGFTHVAVNANTQPVTDSKSNIKFLKSQAHNNAVSLYPIGALTVKSESKDLAELYDMQNEGAISFYDYKKPIANANLLKIALQYTQNFDGLVQSFPLDYSVAKNGMMNEGINSTKLGLKGIPAFSEELQITRDLYILEYTGGKLHIPTISTKKSVQLIKEAKKQGLDVTCSVSISNLLLTDNLLEEFDTQYKLLPPLRTKEDTKALLKGLKDGVIDGVTSDHDPIDIEHKKTEYEHAYFGSIGLESCFGALRSLVDTETAIKALNQLKNRFGIVSEAIVEGNKANITFFDPDVSWKFSEADITSTSKNSAFLNQKLKGKAYGIFANNKLVLKNNG
- a CDS encoding tyrosine-type recombinase/integrase — its product is MKNGTFHIKLTEAIYNSQACYFLHFYSKLAEETIIDKLKCLQWSDEHKQYYLVQKDMSLHVLFSELRKLGCYVDYSKIKKKTRPKREQIKNPVQLPKLTPRLKYKLDQFERWMLEKRLSKNTIYTYKGVTALFLRYMQLKKAKEINALWIQRFNHDYVIVGDYSVSYQNQCINGIKKYIDFCSMDVDFELLERPQKPKKLPVVLTKEEIKTLLEVTHNIKHKTLLAILYSGGLRIGEALAMHITDVDSKRGLLFIRNAKGKKDRYTLLSIKILDLLRHYYKQYKPKKYLFEGQHGDRYSNASARAVFLRSIKRAEITKQGITLHTLRHSFATHLLESGTDIRYIQELLGHKSPNTTMIYTHVTESSLKKIKNPLDELY